CGACTAAAAGTCCTTTTTGTTATTCATGGAGATTGAAGCCAAATACTTTACTTTTACAAAAAAAAAGAAAGTGAAACACTCTAACTTTAAACTCCACAAAGCCAATATCCTCCAACAAAAGGGTCTCGAACTTATTGACAAGTTTGACTTCCGAGTAGCACTCCCCATTTTGGAAGATGCATCTGAGCTGTATCGCACACATAATCAATGGTATGAATACGCACTTTGCCAAAACAAAGTAGCCGACTGTTTGATTCACTTGGGACAATTTGAAGCGGCAATTGAATTGCTGCAAAATAACCTACAAATAGAAGTAACAGACCAAGAAGTTGGATATGATAACCTTGCCTACACCTACAAAGGGTTAAGTACGAGCTATGCCCATAAAGGGGAAGTAGATAAAGCCTTTGGATTCATCAATAAGGTGCTGTCTCTCTGTCAAAAACACGATGCTATTCCAAAATATTTCTTGCACACTGCCTACAATACAATTGGGTGGCTCTACTCCATAAAACAAGATTATGGACAAGCCATATTCTACTTTCAAAAGAATCTACCCTATTACCTCAAATCAGAGGACAAAATCCAATTGGTGGGAACTTACAACAATCTTGCCTTCAATCACAAAATGCTCAAAAATAGCGAGAAGGCGATTGAATACTACCTAAAAGCGATTGAACTACACGACCCAAAAACATTCGACAAAGCGAGCGTTTCGATTGTCATTAATGCCAATCTTGGAGACTGTTATGCCAACATCGGCAATCAGACAAAAGCCCTTAAAGCTTATCAAAAAGCCTATCAAAATTCACACGCAATTTTCGGTGAATCACATTTTTCTACGGGTAGAACTGCCTTTGCGATGGGCAATTTTTTCAAAGGAAATGGACACCCCAAAAAGGCATTAGCATATTATAAAAAATCATTCTCGGTCTATAAAAAAATCCAAAACTATGATGTCTATAATACTGCTATTTCCCTCCAATTTATAGCCGCTTGCTTAGAAGATATGGACAGGTGGGAAGAGGCTCTTCCATATCATCAAAAGGCAATAGCCTACCTCATCGGCAAGAAGAACTGGATAGACCCGTATCAAAAAATGGAACTTTTTGTAGAGTATCTTCCACCACGAGTCACCCTATTTTTGGTCAAAAAATCAAAAAATTTATTGGTGCAATTCTACCGAAATCGAAAGGAAATAGATTTGTTTTTTGCCTTTGAGACTATTGAATTGGCTACCCGATTGATTCAAGAAATAAGAAAGACCTACAAAGCTGACGAAAGTAAGTTTCACTTGGCGAGTGAAGCAAGAAATGTCCACGCACTTTTACTGCAAATCTTGACGCAAATACGGCTACTGCTTCAAGACAAAACATTTGCCAAGTCCGATAAAAATTCGTTGGAAGAATTGGCTAAAATTGACATTATGGAAAATGCTTTTACAACCTTTGAGCAAGATAAATCCGTTTTACTACTCTCTAACCTCAAAAACCAAGCTGCCAAAATCACCGCCAATATCCCAGATGATTTATTGAAACAAGAACAACAAACGAACCGACAAATGACTGCATTGAGTCAAAAAATCAGTCGTTTACAAGCACAAGAAGCGAAAGTAGAATCAGAAGAGTTGATTGAACTTCAACAAGAATACGCTAACCACAAACTGCAATATGACCAATTGGTGCAACAACTCGAAACCAACTACCCCCAATACTACCAACTCAAGCACCAAGCAGAAACCGTGACTATCAAAACTCTCCAACAAAAACTTCTCTCCAGAACTGCCCTAGTTGAATACTTCATTGGAGATAAACACCTCTATCTCTTTGCTATTACCTCCAATGATACCCAATTCATTCAATTAGAAAAACCTACGGACTTTGAAGATTTAGTCGAAGCCTACAAAGCTTCAATTGACGAAATTGACAAAAGTGAATATTGCGAATTAGCTTTTGAACTCTATCAACTGTTAATAAAACCACTCACATCAACAAATCAACTAATAACCAGTAACCAAGCACCAATAACGAATTTCAAAATCATTCCTTCTGGAATTCTCAGTACAATTCCTTTTGAAGCTTTGTTGACAGAAGAAGTAACAACCAATGCAAAATATGCAGACTTGCCGTATTTATTACTTCAATACAATATCAGCTACCACTATTCCGCAACACTTTGGAGCCAAAATATAGAACGATTTTCAACCCATTCAGGAAAAAACGAGCAAACCGAATCCAGTTTCATAGGCTTCGCCCCCGTTTACAAAAGAGAGCAAAATCAACCATTGGAGAAAATCATAAAAAGAGGCATTTACAACGAAGAAACCACTCGCTCTATTCGAATTGGAGAAGAAACATTCAGTGAGTTGATTTATTCCGAAGAAGAAGTTACTTCAATACAATCCTACTTCAATGCCAAAAATATTCCTGCCGAAACTTATCTACACCAAGCAGCCAACATCTACAATTTCCTCCAAAACATCGGCAAACACAAGTACATCCTCATCTCAGCACATGGATTCTACAATGAAAAACAACCCGATTTGACAGGGATTATTTTGTCGCCTGATGATAATCAGACGTTTGCGAATCCTTCGGATGTCGCCAAGTCTTCGCCAATAAGAGCAGAAAACTCGCCGTCGTTTGAAAAACACGGCGATGTTTGGAGTGATAAAGGAGGAAACATCTTCTATCTCTCCGATGCCTACAATCTCCAACTCAATGCTGATTTGGTCGTCCTCAGTTGCTGCGAAACAGGAGTCGGCAAACTTGCTAAAGGCGAAGGAGTGATGGCATTGAATCGTGGCTTTTTCTATGCAGGTGCGAAAAACGTGATTTACACCCTCTTCAAAGTCTATGACCAAGCTTCTTGTCAATTGACCAAGCATTTGTTTCAGCACATATTGGAGGAAAAACCCTACGCTTTTTCCTTGAAGGAAGCCAAACGACAGTTGATTTTGCAGGGAAAAGCACCGATACATTGGGCGGGGTATTTATTGATTGGGGAGTGATGCGATACTTTTTCATCTATTTCAGGAGAATCGTTCAACTGTTGTCAGAGTTTCCAACCGCTTACAAAGTTTCACTTGTGGAGTGAAACACCTAACGCTTTGATTGTCAGCAATAAAAGTGTTTCAGGGTATTTGGAACAGGTAGGACTCCTATATGGGGCGAAACACCTAATGCAATGATTGTCAGCGATAAAAGTGTTTCACTCACCCAAACGAACGAAAACTTTGTCAATCTTGGATGCCAAAGAAGTCGAAACCGTTGGAGTAGCAAATTCCTTTTCATAGGCTCAAACCCTATTCCCTACCCTTGCGATAATATCCTCGACTCGACCCTGAGGAATGGCTTCAATCAATTTTTTGGTATATTCTTGTTGCGGGTTGTGGTAAATCTCATCTGCAATGCCCATTTCTTCAATCTTACCGCCATTCATCACCACCATTCGGTCACTCATAAACTTGACCACCGAGAGGTCATGCGAAATAAAGATGTAAGTAAACTTGAATTTTTCACGCAGTTCAATCAATAGATTCAGCACTTGTGCCTGAACGGATACATCCAAAGCCGAAACCGATTCATCACACACAATAAACTTAGGCTCAAGGGCCAATGCACGAGCGATACAAATACGCTGACGTTGACCACCCGAAAATTCATGTGGGTAACGGTTGAGGTGATCAGGCTGCATACTCACAATTTCGAGCAGTTCAGCCGCTTTGTCCATCCGTTGCTTTTTGCTATCCATGATATTGTGAATCGTCATAGGCTCGATGATGGCCTCTCCAATCGTCATTCTCGGATTCAAAGAGGAGTAAGGGTCTTGAAAAATAATCTGCATGTGCCGACGCATATCCTTCATGTCTTTTTTGTCCAATTCCAAAATAGACTTTCCATCATAGATTACCTTTCCCTCTCTTGCTTCTACGAGGCGCAAAATCGTCCGTCCAAGCGTCGTTTTACCACAGCCAGATTCGCCCACCAAGCCCAAAGTTTCGCCAGGGTAAATGTCAAAACTCACATCATCCACCGCTTTCACCCAAGACAACACTTTGCCGAAAAAGCTCTTTTTTGCAGGAAACCAAGTTCTTAGATTTTCTACCTCCAAAATAGGCTTGTTTTGTTGAAGCTCCAAAAACCGTTGTTTCGTTTCCTCAGGTTTCACCTCCACACTCCGCAAAGCCTCCTCTACCGAAGCCACTTTTTCGATCATTTTACCCTCCTTATCAAATCCCATAAAGTCGCTGATAACGGGTAAATGACGCAATCGGCGATTCAAAGGTGGACGACAAGCCAACAAACCTTTGGTGTAAGGATGTTGTGGATTCGTGAAAATATCCAAAACAGGCCCTTGCTCCACAATTTTACCTTTGTACATGACCACTACCCTATCTGCAATCTCTGCAATCACACCCAAATCGTGTGTAATAAAAACCGTTGCAGCACCTTTGCGCTCCTGCAATTCAGACATTAGTTTTAGAATCCGCTTTTGCACCGTCACGTCCAAAGCCGTTGTTGGTTCATCCGCCACCAAAATACTCGGTTCACAAGACAATGCCATTGCAATCATCACCCTTTGTTTCTGACCACCCGAAAGTTGATGCGGATAGGCATCATAAATGCGTTCAGGATTCGGCAAGCGCACTTGCTCAAAGAGGTCTAAGGTAATCTGCTTCGCCTCTGCTTCCGATTTGTGTTGGTGCAGTTGAATTGCTTCAATCACCTGAAAACCACAGGTAAAAACAGGATTCAAAGAGGTCATCGGTTCTTGAAATATCATTGAAATATCATTTCCACGATATTTTCGCATTTCTTCAATCGGCAACTTCAACAAGTCAACAGGGCCCTTTTCCTTATCGTGGTAAATGATTTCTCCTCCGTCAAACTTACCTGGAGGGCAAGGAATCAAACGCATAATTGACAAGCAACTTACCGATTTTCCAGAACCCGACTCCCCTACAATCCCAAGTGTTTCACCTCGATGCAAATTAAAACTCACATCATCCACTGCCTTCACCGTACCAGCTTCTACATGAAAATAGGTCTTCAAATTTTTGACTTCCAAAAGTAAGTTGCTCATATTGTATTTGTTTGATTGTTTATATTTTTATTTAATATTATCACCATTGATTATTCTACAAAAGCCTCATCATAACATGCCTGATTCCACATTTTTTGATCCGCATACGCCTCCTTCAAAAAAATAGGGTCATAATAATACTGCACTTTACTCAAAAAACAACTACAAAACTTGGCAGGGTGAATCACCTCCGCTACACTCGCCACACTCTGTTCACAATAATCCTGCTGAAACACCATCTGATCGTTTGTCCATCCCGTCTGATTTACTACTGTAATCCCATTTTCTGCTTTCGGAATTTTTTTTCCTGATGCTAAGGTAATATACTCCAGTCCATCTTCCGCCACCTCAGCCTGAGGTGTAGCCGCTTGTTCTTGTTGATTTTGAGATGCACACGCAAATCCAATCCATAAAATCGCCATCACCTGCAAGTACTTATACATAAATCGCATAGAATATCCACTCATTTTGCTACAAAATGCCAAATATAGAAAAAATATATCGGGCTTGAACAACTATTTTATATCGAATTAATACTTCAAAAAACTACACTTGTTCCAAGAAAGGACAAAAAATATATTCTTGACTTCAAATGTTTTCGATTTTTTATCTAAACATTTAACAGCCCCTAATTTTGTTTTCAAAAACCACTAAACAACTGAAAATTAAATAATTACCACTAAATTAAGTATTGATATTTGCCCATTAAAAGAGCTTCAAAAGTAGTCATTTTTATTTTTTTTTACGTTTTGTCACAAAAAAATCATGTGAGATGTAACCAAGCTTCAATATTGCCGTATTAATAGATTGTAAGCAATACGAAAGGTTGCTTATAAACAATTCACATTGAATAGTCTATCTTAATAAAATGCTGATTGCGTTAATATCAGTGTGCATTAAGAATATTTATATATTTTGACTTAAAGATACTGGTGTATAGTATGCTACCTTTAGGTTTTTAGGTGGTAATTTCGTGGTTTAAAGAGCGTAGGACTATTTTTAAATAAATTCCTGCGCTTCTTTATTTTAGGGAAGTTCCTATTAAATTTAGAATTTGGACGAAAGATTAAAGACATAAGACAAAGAGTTTTAAATCATTGACAGCAAATAAATTAAGTAAACATTTACTTCTTTTGTCTAAGGCAAATTCAAATTGAAAACTCAAATGCAAACCTTGTTGCAAATTCAAAAAAAAATGCCGTGATTAAGAGTACAAGTCTCTCAATCACGGCATTTTACAATTCCTTCAATCCAACCTCTATTTCACCCAAATAGCCGCAAACTTTCCAGAATTTTCATATCCTTGTATTTTGTGTAAGTGGTAACCTTGCTGCGTCAGTTGCGTAAATTTTTGTTGGTAAGCACTCGGCGTTAAGCCATAATACGCATAGTAAGATTGATTTCGAGGAAGCCAAACTCCATCGTACTTAGTTTGTCCTCCAATTGAAGCAGCGTGCATACTGTGTAGCATAAAACCTTTTTTGTGCAATTCGTCAAATTTGTCATTGAAGCTATTGGCAGTCATATTGTGGTAGGCATAAAAACCACCTGAATTGGTATTCACAAAAATGGCAGCATGTCGGGTTTGTCCATTGTCGGTATAAATAACATGTTCTTCAACACGGTATTTTTTATTTTTGACCAAATCATCCCATTTTTCACTAAATCCGTTGTCTGTCAAACCAAAATAAGTATAATACACTTCATTTCCTCTCTTTTGCCAGATAACCGTATAGCGTGCATTGCCGCTGTTGTCGTTGGTCACATCAATTTGTCTTGGTCGAAAACCTTTGTTGTGGTACTCATTGAAGTATTTTTGAAAATCTGCTCCTGTCATAAAAAATCTTGCATACCATTGATTCGACAAACCCCATTGAAACGAACCAGATGCCAGCAATTGATTGCCTTTTCGGTGAATACTCAAAGTCTGCAATGCCATTCCCATGCCTGTGTAATAAGCCCAATAGTGGCTCACATACTCCGCAGGCACATTGTGGAAAGAAGGATAAAAAGGCGCAAACAACCTATTGTAAGGCGTATCTGACAACAAATCGTAACATTCTTTGTGCTCACCCACGGTTTCATACACACCGTAAGGATCAACTTGCACCCAATCACTCGGATTGCTTGGGCGAGGATCAGGCACACACATCATAAAGTGCAAATGATTGTTGGCTGTATTCGCATTGGTAGGCGTACCGTTGGTATTCAAACCCCAACCTGCTCCGCCATAGCCAGTATTACCGCTATACCCAATCAACTGACCTGCCGAAACTTTATCGCCCACTTTCACCTTAATCGTTTGGCTATTCGTACCCCAAAGCAGGGTACTTGGATTGCTCAAATTGGCAAATTTCTTGTACTTCACATCACGAGCATTTGCATCGTTGGGGTCACTGATTGCAATATTTTTTGCCTTCTGCAAGTCATGGTCAAATCCATTCCGAACATGAATGTAAGCACTGCGGTATTTATCACCATTTGGAGCAGTATGTTCGACTACCACCACATTTCCCATCAAATCCAGCCATGTGACAGTAACAACCACACCATCTGCCACAGAATAGACCATAAAGGTAGGGTCAATTCCCGAACCATACGAATTGGCTGTTTTACTGTAATCCACTGCTCCATGAAAACTTCCTGAATCATAATGCCAGCCTTGCCCAGCATACACGCTGCTTTCTTTGTAGGGCAAATAAATAGGCAAACTTGCCTTTACAGAAGCTGCAAAATTGCGTGCGCTTGCTTCATCTCCAAAAACGTGCTTTGGCTGTCGGTAGGCTACGTTTTTACTGTTTTTTTGGTCTTGAATGGTATAACTACAACAATCACTTTCGGGAATCACAATATCGGGTTCGGTGCAAGCACTGTCAAAACTCCCACTCATGGTTCGAGCAAGAGGCAAATCTGCTGCAATTTGAGGTATTGCGTTTGCAGAAATCGTTTTGCTGATAGTAGAAGTTTGTTTAGAGAATTGTATGGTTCTACCTGTCTTAGCTCCTTCCATTGAAGGCAAATCTTCTAAGGCTTTAACAGGTGTTTGTAAACTTCTAAACAAAATTTCGGAAGGATTATCAGAGTCTTCTTGTTGGATTGTTAAAGGGCTAATGGGTTGGTAGGTTCGGTTTGTTGTGCTTGTTTTTGGAACTGTTTCATACGTTTTTTTCTGAATCGAAGGCTGCCGTCCTCTTGTTTGAGCATCGGCAGAGTTGGTAGCAAAGCAAAAAAACAACGTACACAAAAGCAAAGTGAAATATCTCATAATAAATAGGTATTAAATGGTTTAAAAAATAAGATGTTAGACTGCAATTTTATTTAGGATGTTCAGCAAATATGCTAAAGCATCCTTCTATCCAAAGTTGCTTCTTTTGCCAGAACACCACTTAATGATTCGTCAGAAAAAATGTTACCGCTTGAATCACATTTTTATTGACTTTCGTGAAATAATTTCTCGTATCTTTTTTGCTAACTTTGATTCTTAATTCATAGCCATCAAACTAAGGTTTGCTCGTTTCTCATACAGCATTGAACAAGAAGTTTTAATAAAAAAGAAGCACACTATACAGAGAAACTATAAGAAAGCTTCCTTTACATTATTTGTTCTTGTTCAAGGCTTAATGCTTATATTAATTACTAAACTTGACGGCTATGATTCTTAATTATAACCCTCATTTTGACTACCAAAAACGTGAACTACCAACAAACCCTTCAATACCTATACCATCAACTGCCCATGTTTCAACGCATTGGGCCACAAGCCTTCAAAAAAGACTTGGACAATATTCTTGCTCTTTGCCAACATTTGGGGCAACCCCAAGAATCCTTCAAAAGCATCCACATTGCAGGCACCAACGGCAAAGGCTCAACTGCTCATGCCTTGTCTGCTATATTACAACAAGCGGGATACAAAGTGGGTTTATATACCTCGCCACATTACCGAGATTTTCGGGAGCGCATCAAAATCAACGGTGAATACATCACCGAACAAGCCGTTGTAGATTTTGTGGCAGTGCATCGGGCTTATTTTGAAGATTTGAAGCCCTCTTTTTTTGAAATGACCGTCGCCTTGGCATTTGATTATTTTGCCGAGCAATCCATTGATATCGCTATTGTTGAAGTAGGTTTGGGTGGACGCTTGGATTCCACCAATATCCTCTCTCCCATTCTATCCGTCATCACCAACATTAGTTTCGATCATACCGATATGCTTGGTGACACTTTGCCACTCATTGCAGCCGAAAAAGCGGGGATTATCAAATCGAATACACCTGTCGTCATTGGGGAAATTCACCCCGAAACACGTCCCGTTTTTGAAGCCAAAGCAAAGGAAATGAATGCTCCTATTCATTTTGCAGAACAAACTTATTTGTTGAATAATGTTGAAAAATTTTTGACCTATCAGCAATTTGATGTATATAAAAATGGTGCCCTTCAGTACCCCAATCTTCAATCGGATTTGCAGACCAACTATCAGCTCAAAAATATGGTGACCATACTTCAATGTGTTGATTTCTTGCCACAATTGGGTTTTGAAGTTTCGGAAGAAAATGTATATAGTGGATTGAAGGAGGTCAAAAAAATCAGCAATTTATTGGGGCGTTGGCATATTTTATCCGAAAAAAATCCTATTATCATAGCTGACAGCGCACACAACATTGCAGGTATTCAATATGCCATACAGCAAATTGAAGCGGTTGATTACCAGCACCTACATTTTGTTTTCGGAACGGTAAACGATAAAAAACCTGATCAAGTGCTGCAACAACTTCCAACAGATGCTACTTATTATTTCTGCAAAGCGGATGTTCCTCGTGGCTTAGATGCTCAAAAATTGCAGCAAAAGGCGGCAGAGTTTGGGCTGCAAGGTGAGGCTTATGTTTCGGTTGGTGAAGCATTGAAGGCGGCAAAATTGGCGGCGGATGCCAAAGATTTGATTTATATTGGCGGAAGTATTTTTGTGGTGGCTGAAATTGTATAGACGCACACTTTTGAAGTATATACCCTTTTGCAGTAAATTAAAATTTTTTATACATGATAAAACTCGGAGAATTCAATACCCTAAAAGCTTACCGACAGACTGACAACGGTTGTTATTTGTGTGACGAAGAAGAACTCAATGAGGTACTGCTTCCCAACAAATATGTGCCTGATAATCTGGGTCAAAACGATACAATAGAAGTATTCATTTACAAAGATTCGGAAGACCGAATCACAGCAACTACTTTGACCCCAAAGATTTTACTGCATCAGTTTGCGTATCTGAAGGTGAAAGATGTGAATAGGTTTGGGGCATTTTTGGATTGGGGATTAGAGAAGGACTTGATGGTTCCCTATTCGCAACAAAACAAAAAAATGCGTCCAAATGCCTCCTATCTTGTTTACTTGTACATTGACGATCAGACAGAACGTTTGGTCGGTTCTTGCAAATTGCATCATTTCTTAGACCAAGAAAATCTGACTGTGACACAAGGCGAGGAAGTCGATGTGGTGATTTGGGAACAAACGGATATAGGCTACAATGCCATTATCAACGACCTGCACAAGGGATTGATTTACAAAAACGAAATTTTCCAAAAAATACATCCTGGCGACAAACTGAGAGCTTATATCAAAGAAATTCGGGAAGACAATAAAATTGACCTCAGCCTTCAAAAACAGGGTTACGGCAATGTGATTTCCAATATTGATCCTATCATAGATGCACTTCAAAAGAGTGAGGGTTTTCTGCCACTCAATGATAAAAGTAGCCCAGATGAGATTTACAAACGAATGAAAATGAGTAAAAAAACTTTCAAAAAAGCCATTGGGGCTTTGTACCGTGAGCGCAAGATTCGCATTGAAGCAGATGGCATTCATTTGTTGTAAACAAAAAAAACCAGCAATGCCAAGGCCTCACTGGTTCTATTGTAATTTCTGTATAGCTAAATAAACCTATTGAAGTTATTAGTAAATTTCTGAGGTTATCAATTATCAGTAGGCATGCCTACTACAATGGCGGGTTTTAGTAAATTTACTGGTAGGTGTTGTGGTAGTATTGGATGATATGAAATGTGTGGTAATTAATATGCATTTTATTTCCATTTATTTTTATGTTGCGCTTATCAATCCTTTTTACTTCTTCTTGACTACTTAGGTTGTCATTTTAATGTAAATTATAAGATTTTTTGACTAAAAAGTTATTTTTCGTCATTGCCATAACTTACTACCCCATTATGCAGTTAAAGAATTACAACACAACAAGTATATTCGATTTCTAATTTTTACTTTATAAATCAATCAAATAAATGCTTATGAACCAATTGACAAAACTATTTACCGTACTGCTGCTTTTTATATGTACGGTTAGCTATGCCCAACAATCTGAGGGGATTAACTTCTTTGAAGGAAGCTGGGAAGAAGTGCTGGCAGAAGCACAAAAAACCAACAAACCCATTTTTATGGATGCGTATGCATCGTGGTGCAAACCTTGTAAAATGATGTCTAAAGATGTATTCCCCCAAGCAAATGTGGGTGCTTACTTCAATGATAAATATGTGAGCGTAAAAATAGATATGGAAAAGGGTGAAGGCATCGAACTCGCCAAAAAATACGGTGTACGTGTTTATCCTACTTTCTTGTTTATCAACCCCGAAGGTGAAGCACTACACAAATCAGCTGGCTACCGACCTGCA
The Chitinophagales bacterium genome window above contains:
- a CDS encoding CHAT domain-containing tetratricopeptide repeat protein; this encodes MKHSNFKLHKANILQQKGLELIDKFDFRVALPILEDASELYRTHNQWYEYALCQNKVADCLIHLGQFEAAIELLQNNLQIEVTDQEVGYDNLAYTYKGLSTSYAHKGEVDKAFGFINKVLSLCQKHDAIPKYFLHTAYNTIGWLYSIKQDYGQAIFYFQKNLPYYLKSEDKIQLVGTYNNLAFNHKMLKNSEKAIEYYLKAIELHDPKTFDKASVSIVINANLGDCYANIGNQTKALKAYQKAYQNSHAIFGESHFSTGRTAFAMGNFFKGNGHPKKALAYYKKSFSVYKKIQNYDVYNTAISLQFIAACLEDMDRWEEALPYHQKAIAYLIGKKNWIDPYQKMELFVEYLPPRVTLFLVKKSKNLLVQFYRNRKEIDLFFAFETIELATRLIQEIRKTYKADESKFHLASEARNVHALLLQILTQIRLLLQDKTFAKSDKNSLEELAKIDIMENAFTTFEQDKSVLLLSNLKNQAAKITANIPDDLLKQEQQTNRQMTALSQKISRLQAQEAKVESEELIELQQEYANHKLQYDQLVQQLETNYPQYYQLKHQAETVTIKTLQQKLLSRTALVEYFIGDKHLYLFAITSNDTQFIQLEKPTDFEDLVEAYKASIDEIDKSEYCELAFELYQLLIKPLTSTNQLITSNQAPITNFKIIPSGILSTIPFEALLTEEVTTNAKYADLPYLLLQYNISYHYSATLWSQNIERFSTHSGKNEQTESSFIGFAPVYKREQNQPLEKIIKRGIYNEETTRSIRIGEETFSELIYSEEEVTSIQSYFNAKNIPAETYLHQAANIYNFLQNIGKHKYILISAHGFYNEKQPDLTGIILSPDDNQTFANPSDVAKSSPIRAENSPSFEKHGDVWSDKGGNIFYLSDAYNLQLNADLVVLSCCETGVGKLAKGEGVMALNRGFFYAGAKNVIYTLFKVYDQASCQLTKHLFQHILEEKPYAFSLKEAKRQLILQGKAPIHWAGYLLIGE
- a CDS encoding ABC transporter ATP-binding protein, with product MSNLLLEVKNLKTYFHVEAGTVKAVDDVSFNLHRGETLGIVGESGSGKSVSCLSIMRLIPCPPGKFDGGEIIYHDKEKGPVDLLKLPIEEMRKYRGNDISMIFQEPMTSLNPVFTCGFQVIEAIQLHQHKSEAEAKQITLDLFEQVRLPNPERIYDAYPHQLSGGQKQRVMIAMALSCEPSILVADEPTTALDVTVQKRILKLMSELQERKGAATVFITHDLGVIAEIADRVVVMYKGKIVEQGPVLDIFTNPQHPYTKGLLACRPPLNRRLRHLPVISDFMGFDKEGKMIEKVASVEEALRSVEVKPEETKQRFLELQQNKPILEVENLRTWFPAKKSFFGKVLSWVKAVDDVSFDIYPGETLGLVGESGCGKTTLGRTILRLVEAREGKVIYDGKSILELDKKDMKDMRRHMQIIFQDPYSSLNPRMTIGEAIIEPMTIHNIMDSKKQRMDKAAELLEIVSMQPDHLNRYPHEFSGGQRQRICIARALALEPKFIVCDESVSALDVSVQAQVLNLLIELREKFKFTYIFISHDLSVVKFMSDRMVVMNGGKIEEMGIADEIYHNPQQEYTKKLIEAIPQGRVEDIIARVGNRV
- a CDS encoding folylpolyglutamate synthase/dihydrofolate synthase family protein; translation: MNYQQTLQYLYHQLPMFQRIGPQAFKKDLDNILALCQHLGQPQESFKSIHIAGTNGKGSTAHALSAILQQAGYKVGLYTSPHYRDFRERIKINGEYITEQAVVDFVAVHRAYFEDLKPSFFEMTVALAFDYFAEQSIDIAIVEVGLGGRLDSTNILSPILSVITNISFDHTDMLGDTLPLIAAEKAGIIKSNTPVVIGEIHPETRPVFEAKAKEMNAPIHFAEQTYLLNNVEKFLTYQQFDVYKNGALQYPNLQSDLQTNYQLKNMVTILQCVDFLPQLGFEVSEENVYSGLKEVKKISNLLGRWHILSEKNPIIIADSAHNIAGIQYAIQQIEAVDYQHLHFVFGTVNDKKPDQVLQQLPTDATYYFCKADVPRGLDAQKLQQKAAEFGLQGEAYVSVGEALKAAKLAADAKDLIYIGGSIFVVAEIV
- a CDS encoding S1-like domain-containing RNA-binding protein encodes the protein MIKLGEFNTLKAYRQTDNGCYLCDEEELNEVLLPNKYVPDNLGQNDTIEVFIYKDSEDRITATTLTPKILLHQFAYLKVKDVNRFGAFLDWGLEKDLMVPYSQQNKKMRPNASYLVYLYIDDQTERLVGSCKLHHFLDQENLTVTQGEEVDVVIWEQTDIGYNAIINDLHKGLIYKNEIFQKIHPGDKLRAYIKEIREDNKIDLSLQKQGYGNVISNIDPIIDALQKSEGFLPLNDKSSPDEIYKRMKMSKKTFKKAIGALYRERKIRIEADGIHLL